One Vibrio sp. 16 genomic window carries:
- the lpxC gene encoding UDP-3-O-acyl-N-acetylglucosamine deacetylase, with protein MIRQRTLKEIVKTTGVGLHSGRKVTLTLRPAAANTGVIYRRTDVNPPVDFPADAMSVRDTMLCTALVNDEGIRISTVEHLNAALAGMGIDNIVVEVDAPEIPIMDGSASPFVFLLQQAGIEEQNALKRFIRIKKPVRFEDGDKWAEFLPFNGFRMDFEIEFNHPAIDSDEQRLLFDFSSKGFVKEISRARTFGFMRDIEYLQSQNLVLGGSFDNAIVLDEYRILNEEGLRFENEFVTHKVLDAIGDLYMCGHPIIGEFRAFKSGHGLNNQLLRAVLADQEAWEWVTFEEDATSPVAFAEPNMVLA; from the coding sequence ATGATCAGACAACGTACTCTGAAAGAAATAGTGAAAACAACTGGTGTGGGGCTCCACTCTGGTCGTAAAGTCACGCTTACTCTTCGCCCTGCCGCTGCAAACACTGGCGTAATCTACCGACGTACAGACGTCAATCCTCCTGTTGACTTCCCTGCTGATGCGATGTCAGTACGTGACACCATGTTATGTACTGCTTTAGTTAACGATGAAGGCATTCGAATCTCAACCGTTGAGCACTTAAATGCGGCTCTAGCGGGAATGGGAATTGACAACATCGTAGTAGAAGTCGATGCTCCTGAAATCCCGATTATGGATGGCAGTGCGAGTCCGTTCGTTTTCTTGCTGCAGCAAGCGGGTATTGAAGAGCAAAACGCGCTTAAACGTTTTATTCGAATCAAGAAGCCAGTTCGCTTTGAAGATGGCGATAAATGGGCAGAATTTCTTCCATTCAATGGTTTTAGAATGGACTTTGAGATTGAATTCAACCACCCAGCTATCGACTCAGACGAGCAGCGCTTGTTGTTTGACTTCTCTTCTAAAGGGTTTGTGAAAGAAATTTCACGTGCACGCACATTTGGCTTTATGCGAGATATTGAGTACCTTCAATCACAAAACCTAGTGTTGGGTGGTAGTTTTGATAACGCGATCGTGCTAGATGAATACCGTATTCTGAATGAAGAAGGTTTGCGTTTCGAAAATGAATTTGTAACGCACAAAGTTCTTGATGCGATTGGTGATCTTTACATGTGTGGTCATCCAATCATCGGTGAGTTCCGAGCGTTCAAATCCGGTCATGGTCTTAACAACCAATTGCTACGTGCAGTACTGGCTGACCAAGAAGCGTGGGAGTGGGTCACATTCGAAGAAGATGCGACATCGCCGGTTGCGTTTGCTGAACCAAATATGGTTTTAGCATAA
- the murC gene encoding UDP-N-acetylmuramate--L-alanine ligase — MTIQHTQDLAQIRAMVPEMRRVKCIHFIGIGGAGMSGIAEVLLNEGYQISGSDIAENPVTDRLTQKGATVYIGHAEKNVAQASVVVVSTAINEENPEVIAARAARIPIVRRAEMLAELMRFRHGIAVAGTHGKTTTTALVTQIYSEAGLDPTFVNGGLVKSAGTNARLGSSRILIAEADESDASFLHLQPMVSIVTNIEADHMDTYGGDFETLKQTFIDFLHNLPFYGQAIVCIDDPVVRELVPRISRQVITYGFSEDADVRIDNYRQEGQQGKFTVIREGKADLEITLNIPGRHNALNASAAIAVATEDDISDEAILNAMAGTQGTGRRFDHLGEFETGNGNAMLVDDYGHHPTEVEVTIQAARNGWEDKRLVMIFQPHRYSRTRDLYDDFANVLEQVDVLIMLDVYSAGEKPIAGADGRALCRTIRGRGKLDPIFVPDSQSLPSVLANVLQDGDLVLTQGAGDVGKVAKQLAAFELNIDKMLNA, encoded by the coding sequence ATGACAATTCAACATACACAAGATTTGGCTCAGATTAGAGCAATGGTGCCAGAGATGCGCCGCGTTAAATGCATCCACTTTATCGGCATTGGTGGCGCGGGAATGAGCGGAATTGCTGAAGTTTTGCTAAACGAAGGCTATCAAATCTCAGGTTCGGACATCGCAGAGAATCCGGTCACTGACAGACTTACTCAGAAAGGCGCAACGGTATACATTGGTCACGCAGAAAAAAACGTGGCACAAGCTAGCGTTGTCGTCGTATCGACCGCGATTAACGAAGAAAACCCTGAAGTCATTGCGGCACGCGCTGCACGTATCCCGATTGTCCGCCGAGCTGAAATGCTTGCCGAGTTGATGCGCTTTCGTCACGGCATCGCCGTTGCTGGTACACACGGAAAAACCACAACAACGGCACTCGTGACACAAATCTACTCAGAAGCAGGCTTAGATCCTACGTTTGTGAATGGCGGGCTTGTAAAGAGTGCGGGAACGAATGCGCGTTTGGGCTCTAGTCGTATTCTGATTGCTGAAGCAGATGAGAGTGATGCATCATTTCTTCACTTGCAGCCGATGGTCAGTATCGTAACCAATATTGAAGCTGATCATATGGACACTTACGGCGGCGATTTCGAAACGCTCAAGCAAACCTTTATCGACTTCCTACATAACTTGCCATTTTATGGCCAAGCCATTGTATGTATCGACGATCCCGTTGTGAGAGAATTAGTACCTCGCATTAGCCGACAAGTGATTACCTATGGTTTCTCAGAAGATGCGGACGTGCGTATCGACAATTATCGCCAAGAAGGTCAGCAAGGGAAATTTACCGTCATTCGTGAAGGGAAGGCGGACCTTGAGATTACTCTCAATATTCCAGGCCGTCATAATGCGTTAAATGCTTCAGCAGCAATTGCTGTGGCAACGGAAGATGACATTTCTGATGAAGCAATCTTAAATGCGATGGCTGGAACACAAGGTACGGGGCGCCGCTTCGATCACTTAGGTGAATTCGAAACAGGTAACGGCAACGCGATGCTAGTAGACGATTACGGGCATCACCCGACAGAAGTTGAAGTTACGATCCAAGCTGCACGTAATGGGTGGGAAGACAAGCGCCTAGTGATGATTTTTCAGCCTCACAGATACAGTCGTACTCGTGACCTCTATGATGACTTTGCCAACGTGTTGGAGCAGGTTGATGTGTTGATCATGTTGGATGTCTACTCTGCCGGCGAGAAACCCATTGCGGGCGCGGATGGCCGTGCGTTATGTCGAACAATTCGGGGGCGTGGAAAACTCGACCCAATATTTGTTCCCGATAGTCAGTCATTACCTTCTGTGCTTGCTAATGTGCTACAAGATGGTGACCTAGTACTGACGCAAGGTGCGGGAGATGTCGGTAAGGTGGCGAAACAGCTTGCGGCTTTTGAGTTAAATATCGATAAGATGCTTAACGCCTAG
- the murG gene encoding undecaprenyldiphospho-muramoylpentapeptide beta-N-acetylglucosaminyltransferase: MKKNKRLMVMAGGTGGHVFPGLAVAKQLQLRGWEIRWLGTADRMEADLVPKHGIEIDFIQVKGLRGQGIGRLIKAPFQIINAIVQAKAHMKRWKPDAVLGMGGYVSGPGGVAAWLLGIPVVLHEQNAVAGLTNQWLSKIAKRVFQAFPGAFPKAPVVGNPVREDVVAIDPPTKRMVERDDDIRILVMGGSQGAQILNRTMPEVMAELGDGYQIRHQAGKNNHQEVSQAYQQQSVTHAQVVEFIDDVAEAYEWADLLVCRSGALTVSEVSAAGVGAIFIPFMHKDRQQALNADHLVECGAAKMIEQPELTVEKLAMQIRSLDRDALVTMATKARVAAKLDADKVVAEAIVALTK; encoded by the coding sequence ATGAAAAAGAATAAACGTTTAATGGTGATGGCGGGTGGAACCGGGGGGCATGTCTTCCCTGGACTGGCTGTTGCCAAACAGCTGCAGTTGCGAGGATGGGAAATTCGCTGGCTTGGCACTGCGGACCGGATGGAGGCTGATCTGGTCCCCAAACATGGCATTGAGATCGATTTTATCCAAGTAAAAGGTCTACGAGGTCAAGGTATTGGTCGGCTGATTAAAGCACCATTTCAAATTATAAACGCGATTGTGCAAGCCAAGGCGCACATGAAACGATGGAAGCCTGACGCTGTGCTCGGTATGGGTGGATATGTCAGCGGTCCTGGTGGCGTCGCTGCTTGGTTACTTGGTATTCCAGTTGTTTTGCATGAGCAAAATGCGGTCGCAGGATTGACAAACCAATGGTTGTCTAAGATTGCAAAGCGCGTCTTTCAGGCTTTCCCTGGGGCTTTTCCTAAGGCTCCGGTTGTTGGTAATCCAGTACGCGAAGATGTTGTCGCGATAGACCCACCAACGAAGCGCATGGTTGAGCGTGATGACGACATTCGGATATTGGTCATGGGCGGAAGCCAAGGTGCTCAGATCCTCAATCGCACCATGCCTGAAGTGATGGCCGAGCTTGGAGATGGTTATCAAATTCGTCATCAGGCGGGGAAAAACAATCATCAAGAGGTATCTCAAGCTTATCAGCAGCAGAGCGTTACACATGCGCAAGTGGTTGAGTTCATCGACGATGTCGCCGAGGCTTATGAGTGGGCAGATCTTCTCGTTTGTCGTTCAGGCGCGCTGACCGTTTCAGAAGTTTCTGCGGCGGGAGTGGGTGCCATTTTTATCCCGTTTATGCACAAAGACAGACAACAAGCTTTAAATGCTGACCACTTAGTAGAATGTGGCGCAGCAAAAATGATTGAGCAGCCAGAGCTCACCGTCGAAAAGCTAGCCATGCAGATCCGCTCTTTGGATCGAGATGCGTTAGTGACGATGGCGACGAAAGCTCGTGTGGCCGCTAAGTTAGATGCAGACAAAGTGGTTGCTGAGGCCATTGTCGCACTAACAAAATAA
- the secA gene encoding preprotein translocase subunit SecA, which translates to MITKLLTKVIGSRNDRTLRRLRKIVKEINNYEPTFEALSDEELKAKTVEFRQRLEQGETLDKLLPEAFATVREASKRVYGMRHFDVQLIGGMVLNSGQIAEMRTGEGKTLTATLPAYLNALPGKGVHVVTVNDYLAKRDAETNRPLFEFLGMTVGVNVPNMPPQEKKEAYQADILYGTNNEFGFDYLRDNMAFRAEDRVQRDRFFAVVDEVDSILIDEARTPLIISGPAEDSSDLYTRINTLIPNLQQQDKEDSEEYRGDGHYTVDEKSKQVHLTETGQEFVEELMVKNGLMEEGDTLYSPANISLLHHVNAALRAHVLFEKNVDYIVNEEGEVVIVDEHTGRTMPGRRWSEGLHQAVEAKEGVKIQNENQTLASITFQNYFRLYEKLSGMTGTADTEAFEFQSIYGLETVVIPTNKPMIRNDMPDVVYRTEAEKFDAIIEDIKERVAKGQPSLVGTVSIEKSELLSNALKKAKIKHNVLNAKFHEREAEIVAEAGTPGAVTIATNMAGRGTDIVLGGSWQAKVEALQDPSQEQIDAIKAEWKVVHDQVLDAGGLHIIGTERHESRRIDNQLRGRSGRQGDAGSSRFYLSMEDSLLRIFTSDRMASLIQSGMEEGEAIESKMLSRSIEKAQRKVEGRNFDIRKQLLEYDDVANDQRKVVYELRDELMSVEDISEMIDHNRQDVLTAVIDEYIPPQSLEDMWDIEGLQERLKNDFDLDAPIKQWLEEDDKLYEEALREKIITTAVEVYKQKEEVVGAQVLRNFEKSVMLQTLDTLWKEHLAAMDHLRQGIHLRGYAQKNPKQEYKRESFELFEGLLDALKSDVITILSKVRVQQQEEVERMEAQRRAQAEEAARRAQAQHAAAENQLADGDESSEGAHQPMVREERKVGRNEPCPCGSGKKYKQCHGKIA; encoded by the coding sequence ATGATAACTAAGCTACTGACAAAGGTAATTGGCAGTCGCAATGACCGAACACTGCGCCGCCTGAGAAAAATTGTAAAAGAGATCAATAATTACGAGCCAACGTTTGAAGCGTTGAGTGATGAAGAATTAAAAGCCAAAACTGTTGAATTCCGTCAGCGCTTAGAACAGGGTGAGACCCTAGACAAACTACTACCAGAAGCATTTGCTACTGTTCGTGAAGCATCAAAACGTGTTTACGGTATGCGTCACTTTGATGTTCAGCTTATAGGCGGTATGGTTCTTAACTCTGGTCAAATTGCAGAGATGCGTACCGGTGAAGGTAAAACACTAACTGCTACACTACCAGCCTACTTAAATGCGCTACCGGGTAAAGGTGTTCATGTTGTAACCGTGAACGACTACCTTGCAAAGCGTGATGCCGAGACAAACCGTCCACTATTTGAATTCTTAGGTATGACCGTTGGCGTAAACGTGCCAAATATGCCACCTCAAGAGAAAAAAGAAGCGTACCAAGCAGATATCCTATACGGCACAAACAATGAGTTTGGCTTTGATTACTTGCGCGATAACATGGCCTTCCGCGCTGAAGATCGCGTTCAACGTGACCGTTTCTTTGCTGTCGTGGATGAGGTGGACTCGATTTTAATTGATGAAGCTCGTACGCCACTGATCATCTCAGGCCCTGCTGAAGATAGCTCAGATCTTTATACGCGCATCAACACCCTTATCCCTAATCTTCAGCAACAAGACAAAGAAGATTCAGAGGAATATCGTGGTGATGGTCACTACACGGTGGATGAGAAATCTAAACAAGTTCACCTTACGGAAACCGGCCAAGAGTTTGTTGAAGAGCTAATGGTTAAAAATGGCCTGATGGAAGAAGGGGACACTCTTTACTCTCCTGCGAACATCAGCCTATTGCACCATGTAAACGCTGCATTGCGTGCGCATGTGTTGTTTGAAAAGAACGTTGACTACATCGTCAATGAAGAGGGTGAAGTCGTCATCGTTGATGAGCACACCGGTCGTACAATGCCAGGACGTCGCTGGTCTGAAGGTTTACATCAAGCGGTAGAGGCAAAAGAAGGCGTTAAGATTCAAAATGAAAACCAGACGCTAGCATCGATAACTTTCCAGAACTACTTCCGTCTCTACGAAAAGCTGTCTGGTATGACGGGTACCGCGGATACAGAAGCGTTTGAGTTCCAATCGATTTACGGCCTTGAAACGGTAGTTATTCCTACCAACAAGCCGATGATTCGTAACGATATGCCAGATGTGGTTTACCGTACTGAAGCTGAAAAGTTCGACGCTATCATCGAAGATATTAAAGAGCGCGTTGCTAAAGGTCAGCCTTCGCTAGTGGGTACGGTTTCTATTGAGAAGTCAGAGTTACTATCAAACGCACTTAAGAAAGCGAAGATCAAGCACAACGTCCTAAACGCTAAGTTCCACGAGCGAGAAGCGGAGATTGTTGCTGAAGCGGGCACACCAGGTGCGGTAACTATCGCAACGAACATGGCTGGTCGTGGTACGGATATCGTACTAGGTGGTAGCTGGCAAGCGAAAGTTGAAGCGTTACAAGATCCTTCACAAGAGCAAATTGATGCGATCAAAGCTGAATGGAAAGTCGTCCATGATCAAGTCCTAGATGCTGGTGGTTTACATATTATTGGTACAGAGCGTCACGAATCACGTCGTATCGATAACCAGTTACGTGGTCGTTCGGGTCGTCAAGGGGATGCGGGCTCATCTCGTTTTTACCTCTCAATGGAGGACTCTCTGTTACGTATCTTCACCTCTGATCGTATGGCGAGCCTAATCCAGAGTGGTATGGAAGAAGGTGAAGCGATCGAGTCTAAGATGCTGTCTCGTTCAATCGAAAAAGCTCAGCGTAAAGTGGAAGGTCGTAACTTCGATATCCGTAAACAGCTACTTGAGTACGATGATGTTGCGAACGACCAACGTAAAGTGGTTTACGAGCTTCGTGATGAGCTGATGAGTGTTGAAGACATCAGTGAAATGATCGATCACAACCGTCAAGACGTGCTTACTGCGGTAATTGATGAGTATATTCCACCTCAGTCGTTAGAAGATATGTGGGATATCGAAGGGCTGCAAGAGCGCTTGAAGAACGATTTTGATCTTGATGCGCCAATCAAGCAGTGGCTTGAAGAAGATGATAAGCTTTACGAAGAAGCGCTTCGTGAAAAAATCATCACTACGGCAGTTGAGGTATACAAGCAGAAAGAAGAAGTGGTCGGTGCGCAGGTACTACGCAACTTCGAGAAATCTGTCATGCTACAAACCCTCGACACACTTTGGAAAGAGCACTTGGCGGCAATGGATCATCTTCGCCAAGGTATTCACTTACGTGGCTACGCGCAGAAGAACCCTAAACAAGAGTACAAACGCGAGTCGTTTGAACTATTTGAAGGTTTACTTGATGCATTGAAGTCTGATGTGATTACAATTCTTTCTAAAGTGCGTGTTCAGCAGCAAGAGGAAGTTGAGCGCATGGAAGCTCAACGTCGTGCGCAAGCAGAAGAAGCTGCTCGCCGTGCTCAAGCGCAGCATGCTGCCGCTGAAAACCAGTTGGCAGATGGCGATGAATCTTCTGAAGGGGCTCATCAGCCAATGGTTCGCGAAGAGCGAAAAGTTGGCCGTAACGAGCCTTGCCCATGTGGTAGTGGCAAGAAGTATAAGCAGTGCCACGGCAAAATCGCATAA
- a CDS encoding DUF721 domain-containing protein: protein MRDHRPTLGDEILAESRLSQLQQHAKEIMMINKELKTILPRGTEDHCRVANIRDGQLVIEVASAAIKMKIDYERLSILNQLRSRGFARLMAVSVQINPELYRSRQLSNEEKASKKRDPISETAAQYLAMIADGASPKVKARLESLAKLANKKPE, encoded by the coding sequence ATGAGAGATCACCGTCCAACCCTTGGCGACGAAATATTAGCAGAATCTCGTCTCTCTCAGCTGCAACAGCACGCAAAAGAGATCATGATGATCAACAAAGAACTAAAAACGATCTTACCGCGAGGAACGGAAGATCATTGCCGTGTGGCAAATATTCGTGATGGTCAATTGGTGATAGAAGTCGCCAGTGCTGCGATCAAAATGAAGATCGACTACGAGCGTTTATCCATCCTAAACCAACTCCGCTCTAGAGGATTCGCCAGATTAATGGCAGTTAGTGTGCAAATTAACCCTGAGCTCTATCGTTCTCGTCAGTTATCTAACGAAGAAAAGGCCTCAAAAAAACGTGATCCTATCTCTGAAACTGCAGCCCAATACTTAGCAATGATTGCCGATGGTGCATCGCCAAAAGTAAAAGCAAGGCTCGAGAGCCTTGCAAAATTAGCAAACAAAAAGCCTGAATAG
- a CDS encoding cell division protein FtsQ/DivIB, with translation MIKSAFNEGPRLTSSPLVKEHAFGASFLLVVLLLIGSLLYSTVSWMWDDQRLPLSKIVLQGDLHYVSANDVQFAFSRLEHVGTFMSQDVNVLQDVAESIPWVSHASIRKQWPDTVKVFLTEHKAEAIWNGNSLLNSEGLLFNGDLGQVEGERVKLYGPEGTNEEVLSVWRELEPKFEALSLSITSLVLNDRRAWQVILDNGIRLELGKESLEERIERFFALYKNLGSAAERVSYIDLRYDTGASVGWFPEQELEQENTDD, from the coding sequence TTGATTAAAAGTGCTTTTAATGAAGGCCCTCGTTTAACTTCGAGTCCTCTAGTCAAAGAGCATGCCTTTGGGGCGAGCTTTTTACTGGTGGTCTTATTGTTAATAGGCTCTCTCCTTTACTCGACCGTTTCTTGGATGTGGGATGACCAGCGTCTGCCATTGTCCAAAATCGTACTTCAAGGCGATTTGCATTACGTCTCTGCCAATGATGTCCAATTCGCTTTTTCGCGCTTGGAACATGTGGGCACATTCATGTCGCAGGATGTGAATGTGCTGCAAGACGTAGCCGAATCTATTCCTTGGGTATCTCATGCTTCAATCCGTAAACAGTGGCCAGACACCGTAAAAGTGTTTCTGACTGAGCACAAAGCCGAAGCGATTTGGAATGGAAATAGTCTGCTCAATAGCGAAGGTCTACTGTTTAACGGTGACTTGGGTCAAGTTGAAGGGGAACGCGTCAAGCTTTACGGACCAGAAGGGACAAACGAAGAAGTATTGTCAGTATGGCGAGAGCTTGAACCGAAGTTTGAGGCACTGAGTTTATCGATTACCTCACTGGTTCTTAATGATCGAAGAGCGTGGCAAGTTATCTTGGATAATGGCATCCGCTTAGAGCTCGGTAAAGAATCACTTGAAGAGCGAATCGAACGCTTTTTTGCGTTGTACAAGAATTTAGGTAGTGCAGCTGAAAGGGTGAGCTACATAGACCTCAGGTATGATACGGGAGCTTCCGTTGGATGGTTCCCAGAACAAGAGTTAGAACAAGAGAATACAGATGACTAA
- the mutT gene encoding 8-oxo-dGTP diphosphatase MutT gives MKRIHIVAGIIFNQDKSQVFITKRPDDKHKGGFWEFPGGKVEPEESVEQAMVRELEEEIGIVTTQQQPFEHLEFDYPEKSLKFDFIAVTQFDGQPYGREGQEGLWVKISDLAQYAFPEANVPILERVIREYS, from the coding sequence ATGAAACGAATTCATATCGTGGCAGGTATTATCTTTAACCAAGATAAGTCGCAGGTGTTTATTACAAAACGACCAGATGACAAGCATAAAGGCGGCTTTTGGGAGTTTCCAGGTGGCAAAGTTGAACCCGAAGAAAGTGTCGAGCAGGCCATGGTACGTGAGCTTGAGGAAGAAATTGGGATTGTGACTACTCAGCAACAACCATTTGAACATTTAGAGTTCGATTATCCAGAAAAATCTCTTAAGTTCGATTTCATTGCCGTGACTCAGTTTGATGGTCAACCCTATGGACGTGAAGGACAGGAAGGGTTATGGGTGAAAATCTCTGATTTGGCTCAATATGCGTTCCCTGAAGCGAATGTGCCAATTCTTGAGCGAGTGATTCGCGAGTATTCTTAG
- the ftsZ gene encoding cell division protein FtsZ: MFEPMMEMSDDAVIKVVGVGGGGGNAVEHMVRESIEGVEFISINTDAQALRKTSVNSVIQIGGDMTKGLGAGANPQVGRDAALEDRDRIKDELDGADMVFIAAGMGGGTGTGAAPVIAEVAKELGILTVAVVTKPFSFEGKKRLAFAEQGIEELSKHVDSLITIPNEKLLKVLGRGITLLEAFASANDVLKNAVQGIAELITRPGMINVDFADVRTVMSEMGHAMMGSGVAKGEDRAEEAAEMAISSPLLEDIDLAGARGVLVNITAGLDMRLDEFETVGNTVKAFASDNATVVIGTSLDPDMADEIRVTVVATGIGNEKKPDITLVAGGKAKVAPVAQPQTQPQAAPAPQASVNKVEEKPAPTLHEKPQVTPQPTTTPTSSGAGQSAAPKADKESGYLDIPAFLRRQAD, encoded by the coding sequence ATGTTTGAACCGATGATGGAAATGTCTGACGACGCAGTAATCAAAGTCGTTGGGGTTGGTGGCGGTGGCGGTAATGCCGTTGAACACATGGTACGTGAGTCCATCGAAGGTGTTGAGTTCATTAGTATTAATACTGATGCTCAGGCGCTTCGTAAAACCAGTGTGAATAGCGTTATTCAGATTGGTGGCGATATGACCAAAGGACTTGGTGCAGGTGCAAACCCTCAAGTAGGTCGTGACGCAGCTCTCGAAGATCGCGATAGAATTAAAGATGAGCTCGATGGTGCCGATATGGTATTTATCGCAGCTGGTATGGGTGGTGGTACTGGTACAGGTGCTGCTCCAGTGATTGCGGAAGTCGCAAAAGAGCTGGGCATCTTGACTGTAGCAGTGGTTACTAAACCATTTAGCTTCGAAGGTAAGAAGCGTCTTGCATTTGCTGAGCAGGGTATTGAAGAACTTTCTAAGCATGTGGATTCATTAATCACGATTCCTAACGAGAAGCTTCTGAAAGTTCTGGGTCGCGGTATTACCCTTCTTGAAGCTTTTGCTAGCGCGAATGATGTACTGAAAAATGCGGTTCAAGGTATTGCAGAGCTAATTACACGTCCTGGTATGATCAACGTCGACTTTGCAGACGTTCGTACCGTGATGTCGGAAATGGGTCATGCGATGATGGGCAGCGGTGTTGCTAAAGGTGAAGACCGAGCAGAAGAAGCTGCAGAAATGGCAATTTCTAGCCCGCTTCTAGAAGATATCGATCTGGCTGGTGCACGTGGCGTACTTGTGAACATCACAGCAGGTTTAGATATGCGTCTAGATGAGTTTGAAACTGTGGGTAACACAGTTAAAGCGTTCGCTTCTGACAATGCAACTGTGGTTATTGGTACATCACTTGATCCTGATATGGCGGATGAAATTCGTGTAACAGTGGTTGCGACTGGTATTGGTAACGAGAAGAAGCCAGATATCACGCTAGTAGCTGGCGGTAAGGCGAAAGTTGCTCCAGTAGCACAGCCTCAAACTCAACCACAAGCGGCACCGGCACCACAAGCAAGTGTCAATAAAGTGGAAGAAAAACCGGCACCAACTTTGCATGAGAAACCTCAGGTGACTCCTCAGCCGACGACAACACCAACAAGTTCTGGTGCAGGTCAAAGTGCAGCACCTAAGGCAGACAAAGAAAGCGGTTATCTCGATATTCCAGCATTCTTACGTCGTCAAGCGGATTAA
- the ftsA gene encoding cell division protein FtsA, which yields MTKTADDNIIVGLDIGTATVSALVGEVLPDGQINIIGAGSSPSRGMDKGGVNDLESVVKSVQRAVDQAELMAECQISNVFISISGRHIASRIEKGMGTISDEEVSQEDMDRAIHTAKSIKIGDEQRILHVIPQEFTIDYQEGIKNPLGLSGVRMEVSVHLISCHNDMARNIIKAVERCGLKVEHLVYSGLASSNAVITEDERELGVCVVDIGAGTMDVSIWTGGALRHTEVFSYAGNAVTSDIAFAFGTPVSDAEEIKVKYGCALSELVSKDDTVNVPSVGGRPSRSLQRQTLSEVIEPRYTELMGLVNQTIDSVQEKLRDDGIKHHLAAGVVLTGGAAQIEGLVECAERVFRNQVRVGKPLEVSGLTDYVKEPYHSTAVGLLHYARDSQINEDTEYNEPARASVTGLFGRLRNWIQKEF from the coding sequence ATGACTAAGACCGCTGATGACAACATTATTGTTGGTCTTGATATAGGCACTGCAACCGTATCGGCTCTGGTAGGTGAAGTATTGCCTGATGGTCAAATTAATATAATTGGTGCCGGAAGTAGCCCATCTCGGGGGATGGATAAAGGTGGAGTGAACGATCTTGAATCGGTGGTTAAATCGGTGCAAAGAGCGGTGGATCAAGCAGAGCTTATGGCGGAATGCCAGATAAGCAATGTGTTCATCTCTATCTCTGGTCGTCACATAGCGAGCCGTATAGAAAAAGGCATGGGAACCATCTCTGATGAGGAGGTCTCTCAAGAAGATATGGATCGAGCTATCCATACCGCAAAGTCGATCAAAATTGGTGACGAACAGCGCATTTTGCATGTTATTCCACAGGAATTCACCATCGATTACCAAGAAGGAATCAAAAATCCACTAGGTTTATCAGGAGTACGCATGGAAGTTAGCGTGCACCTGATCTCTTGCCACAATGATATGGCGAGAAACATTATTAAAGCGGTTGAGCGTTGCGGACTCAAGGTCGAACACCTTGTATACTCAGGCTTGGCGTCAAGTAATGCAGTGATCACTGAAGATGAGCGCGAACTGGGCGTATGTGTTGTTGATATCGGTGCTGGTACTATGGATGTCTCCATATGGACAGGCGGCGCGCTAAGACACACTGAAGTTTTCTCGTATGCTGGTAATGCAGTAACGAGTGACATTGCATTTGCATTCGGCACTCCAGTAAGTGATGCTGAAGAGATAAAAGTAAAATACGGCTGCGCGTTAAGCGAGCTAGTTAGCAAGGACGATACGGTTAACGTTCCAAGTGTTGGAGGACGACCTTCCCGCAGTTTGCAAAGACAGACTTTGTCGGAAGTGATTGAGCCTCGCTACACCGAACTTATGGGATTGGTTAACCAAACTATCGATTCTGTTCAAGAAAAGCTACGTGATGATGGGATTAAGCATCACTTGGCTGCTGGCGTTGTACTGACAGGCGGCGCAGCGCAAATTGAAGGGTTGGTAGAGTGTGCGGAGCGAGTGTTCCGCAACCAAGTTAGAGTCGGTAAGCCTTTAGAGGTCAGCGGCCTGACAGATTACGTTAAAGAGCCGTATCATTCTACGGCGGTTGGTTTACTTCATTACGCGCGTGACAGTCAAATTAATGAAGATACTGAATACAACGAGCCCGCTCGTGCTTCAGTAACTGGATTGTTTGGTCGTTTGCGTAATTGGATACAAAAAGAGTTTTAA